The Ananas comosus cultivar F153 linkage group 4, ASM154086v1, whole genome shotgun sequence region TCCAAACTTTACCTTGGTTTTTAACTCCAGCTGGATCTTGCTTCCTTCTGATAACTGGATTGGCGAAATTCCGCTCAGAACTTCTTCGCCAGATACCTTCAGCAAACCGGAAAGGAAAGTAGGAGACCTGCCGAATGAGATGAGATAAGTTCGACCTTTTGCTGAAGAGTTAGGATGGAATGGATAAATTCAGGTATGGTTACGTGGGAAGAGAATTTCTCCAGTTTTGCTTTTCACTCCTCACACTCATTCTCCCACTTCATTGATTTAGTGCCTTTCCCACaaaccggaaaaaaaaaaatccaagtttGACTGCGTAAATTGTCTGGATAATCCTCCTACTATCCCAATATTACAACTCGGTCTATGTACTCTTTCATGCGAgcgatttatttttttgagatataggtaacacgctacccgcttcgtctatttcatttagaaaataaacttagctggaaatgtgaatcaactaggattcgaacttgggatctcaggtaccaaccaccaagctctttaccacttgctctagggacggtcggtatgagCGATTTATTAATTAGTCTCTCGAACAGACTATGTGTTAACAAACAGAAAaataccgaccgttcctagagcaagtggcaaagagcttggtggttggtacccgagatctcaaattcgaatcctagttaattcacatttctagttaagtttatttttaatgaaataaacgaagcgggtagcgtgctacctatctctcaaaaaaacaaacagaaaaattCAAACACTATATATGCCCTaatgttaattaaaatatattcattACTTATTTCTTTTAGATCGATCTATCAGGTAACATGATATTAGAACTAATTCTAAACCATTTCAATTCAAGAGATCCTAATTATCATTAATTTCCTTTTTATATGTAACGTATAACGTGAATATTAAGTATAAAAGTTTGAAACAGGTTTGTAGCTATTAGTGtaaaaaagtagttttttttttttttaatttagagttGTAATCAATGCacataagtttcaaatttttatattctaaCTTGAACATCGACTACTCTAAAAcataacatatttgaaaatactaaTTAATGTATGTAATGTTGGTTTTCCTGTCTTAAATATGGTGACAATGGCCAACTGTgcactaaaaaaatttaattagcaCACAATCACTAGCAATATTCTAATGAGTCTATAGAATTAATCATCTctattagaaataaataaattattttcaccATCGTTTTCAATGCATggcaaaataaaactaaaaatagtaCATGATAATGGATTGTGTAGATCATCCGAAGAACTAGTTTGAGTATTGAGTTTTCTCATTTTCCCAGTGTTGAGAAAAATTTATTGTGGATGGTTAGTTATATATTGTGCATTAAAAAAGGTTGATTAGTTGGAAGTATTGAATTTTCTTGAGAAAAATTTAGAAtgattttttaggatttttagtaCTCTGATTTTTCCACTCATCGAGATGTACAGATGATTCCTTTGAAAGGATAGTAAAATAGGGATTTTTCCACGCATAAAATAAATCTAGAATCCTTAGAAGTAAgcattaaaatctaattctagAATCGTTAGAAGTAATTTTACAATATCAAAATCGTTAGTGATCAGCGACTGAGATTGAGCCTTCAATAATTAATTTCCTAATGTCCTCGTAATCTCAAACAGAAAACCAAATAGTTCTTGGTAGGTGACAACATAATTGAGATATTTTATTGATTAAATATTGAGAAACACTTGATTCCCACTTGTTCTAACCAATCTCCATTTACAGACTAAGTTTGCATCCTATATATAATTTCACAAGCATTTCGTTTCATCCTAAAGAATATAATGCTTGCTTTTTGTAGATCTCTCTAACAAAGATTTCTAAACATGCATCTTTCACCACAAACTCTTTGCTAGTTAAGGATGAACAGCTGCGGCCGAAGGCGAAGTCCGAGAGGTGAGGGACGGCCTCATCTTCACGATCTGCTCCTCGTCGACCCCCATACGCTTCGCAGACACTCCTGCTTCGAAGAAGCGCTTGACGGCGCCCCGCATGTAGGCGATGCCTTCGCGGACATTCATCTGCTTCGCTATCCTTTCTTGCAAGCTCGTGAGGAGGTGATCGCCGTTGAGCACCGACGCGAGCTGCATGAGCTCCTGCTGGAACTCGCTCAGCTTGGCTTCTTCGTTGGCCTCGCCGTCCCTGATCTTCACAGGCATGGGGAGTTCAACTGCATTAATTTGACGATCGAGAAACCAGTTAGAATTCGTATCATCAACATGATTGATTATATTGAGTATTTGAGTATTGACACAGAAGAGAAACATGTTGTTCATGAGTTCAAGTTGTTTCAAGAAACATGTTGCTATTAGTGACATTGACACAAAAAgctcattctatatatattctgaGAATTTGTTAGCTATCTGATCACCTGGGCAATCCGTCCTAGGTTCGGTCCGCGTCTGCAAAATTCCCTCAAACGTTCCAGCCCATGCATCTCTCTTCGTCAAGTAAGGCGATGAGAGATTGAAAAGATTCTTTACAGTTGCAGGAATGGACGAATGCTCATACTCCGAGGTTGCGGTCGGAACACCATTCGGACCGTGAACAACTGCAACCAGTGAATGGTACACCGTCAACATTCATTGCTTTTAAtacgaaagaagaagaagaagaagaagaagaagagaacacGTCCTCAACTCATCGATTCCGACATTACTCACCGGTTCCCTTCTCAATCCAGGGTGAAACCATAATCGTCGGAACCCTCACTCCCAATCGATCGAACGTAAAGAAGAAAGGGTCCGGGCCAACAATGTCGTCGGGGCTGGGAACGCCCTGGACGGGCGTAGGAACATGATCAAAGAACCCGCCGTGCTCGTCGTAAGTAATAATCAAGAGAGTCTGGTTCCACTGGGGGCTGGCACGCAGGGTCTCGTAGATCTCCTTGATGAACAGCTGGCCTTGGTAGACGTCGTGAGACGGGTGATCGTCGTTGGCGGGATGAGCCTTGGAGTCCAAGTAGTGCTGCTCGATGACGGCGTAGTTGGGGAGAGCGCCTTTGCTCGCATGTTCCTTGAATTTTCCGGCGTAGGAGTAGAACTTGGTGATGTACTTGAGCTTGCGAAGGCTACGGTAGAACAAAACGGCCGGCACGTCTTGGTAGTATACGCCGAAAGAGAGCCCCGCGTCGTGGATGTTGTCGAATATCGTCCTTTGCGGGTAGCCCTTCGCCAGTAAGCtgcgaggaattctacactgtcacacttgcaccacgtcatcaataacaagctaatcacatttcttatttttaaataaaagtataataaaaatatttttttacaatcatgatgggacatatacccCTAAAAGGATActtttgattggtttgttacaccacgtcaccaatataccagttgtattctagaatttttcgtacGCTGCAGCATCATTATAATTATCCTTGTCATGTCTATTATTAGGCGATCGAATTTCTACAATTGCAAGATCTGTTTTTCTACCGATGCATTGTTACAAACATTGTTAGCATCACATACGTAATGTAATAATAACCAATTAATTTGCGTAGTAATGCTTTATTTTACTACAAGTGAGAAGTACTAATAGAAAAGGTACTTATTACTGCATAAACCAGAGTTCAGTAAACTTAGTGAATTTGACGAACTCCTCTATCTACaattttgacctttttttttaatctttttatacttttattttagtACAACTTTAGTCCAGTTTTATTAGGTCTCGCACCGAAGAGCTTAATTCGTGACGCAAATGGTCAACACTTGGTGGCGCACCGTAGACTAAATTAATTGGATTGTTGCGTTAGTACCCAATCCTATTGAAATTGAAGTCCCCCGCTATAATCACGGATGTCGACATAACTACTACTTTTTGATTATGTTGATAACAATTAGGTGCGCTCCAGTGCGTTAGCTCAATCTTATATAACCATGcacaaaaggtaaaaaaaaaataaaggaaaaaaaaaaaaaaaggaaaagtagcTTTTTCCGTCCACAAATTGCGCTTGCAATAATTTTGCTTCTTAAAGAGcttaataatgatgatgataacgACTCACATGGGACGCAATCTCATGATAAACAGTAGCTATCTATATTCCTTTCATCATCAACATCGAAGTCACTGCATAATTAAAAATTGGGACCCACTGAGGTTGCCCTCTGaagataacaaaataaaaaattgaaagcgcAATCTCAGACATTGATAATTTGCGCAATCTCAGACattgataattttttcaattagTAGTATCTACTCAATTTCTCACACTatagaatttgaattcaaaaattactACTTAGACCGACCGTTTCTATAtcaagtgacaaaaaatttgatagttggtgtccaagatctcaagttcgaattatggttaattcatattttcagctaaatttatttttaaatgaaataaacaaagcggatagcgtactatctctctccaacaaaaaaaaaaaaaaacaacttagaaattgtactgttttatgtaaaaatttgtaaatttgtataataatttgAATCTTTTGTACTGATGATGAtgactataattttatatttaaaaatataaaaaaaaagtttaaatcgAGTTTTTATCTCAAATCTCCCCCCACCGACAACAGGCGCGGTGTGTGCGTATgtcaacatttttattttatttcagtcCTCTCCTTAATCTATCTAAACCATGTACTGACCGGGCCCTACCTCTGTCAAATGGAGTTGGCCAGCGTGACATACTTCCGTTCTCACATATCGAGATTCACTCCCACCTCATCAATCATTGCAGatacaaacaaataataataaaatgattacagatgtaaattttatttttttatcttaaaaaaaataaatcatatatttttatttttttttaatgttgaaaaaaaagaaatagctcAGTTGGATAGAGCGAGCGGAGTACCTGGCGTCGTTGCTGGTGGCGCCGTGGGAGGTGGCGGAGTGGACGAACAAGCGGTTGGGCTGCGTGGACGAGGGGACGGAGGCGAACCAGCGGTCGAAGACGGCGAACTCCTGGACGAGGGCGGCGTAGACGGGCAGCAGGTCGGGGCGGAAGCCGTTCATGACGGCGGCGGTCATGTTCTCCGACATGGAGCGCGCCTGCTGCACGAACCCGTTCATCGGGGCCGGCGCCGCCGACGTGTCGTTGGACCCGAACACCTGGTCGCGTATGGCCTGGAACGAGTGCCCCGGGTCCGGGTCCACGAACTGGGCCCCGTCCGCGAAGTAGACCCGCGCCGCGTCCGGGTCCGACGCCGACACCGGGTTCCACTCCGACCCGTCCACGCCGTTGATTTCCGGGTTCCGACCCTTCATCCACCCCAGCATGTGGTCGAACGACCGGTTctccatcaccaccaccaccaccgtgCTTATCGGGTCCGCCCCATTTCCCAATCCCCCCACGCCCGTTAATACCTCCACCCAAAACAACAACCAAAGCAGCTTCATCATTTATCAatgtctcctcctcctcctcctccatttcCCAATCCCCCCACGCCCGTTAATACCTCCACCCAAAACAACAACCAAAGCAGCTTCATCATTTATCAatgtctcctcctcctcctcctcctcctcctccctcctcctttggtgtgtatgtgtgtgtgttcaAACTACAAACTATTCAGACATAGCTCAACAATCGTAGCTATCTGTGGGCGTAATCACTTGCCAAGCTATGCAACTNGAGGTTGGAGTGTACCAGAAACCCGAGTAAAGAGGGTTGTGCGCGTGACCGACTCAAACCTCTGTAGCTTTTTATCGGTGggttcttttcttttgtctttGGTGAatgtatctacctatctatctatacatatatatatatatatatatatatatatacacacacacacgaaaAGGAGAGGGACAGAGGGAATATGTAATTGTTATTTTGATTATTGTTTAAAGATTCGCACAAAAAATGTGCATGTGCTTTACTTTGCCGTGGGGGTGCTAATTAAGTGGGATCacataaaatattctaatttttacaTAATATGGAGAGCATctttatctataaatttaaattttttatattagctAATTTGAACTCTTTAATATAGTATCCGGAATTGGTTCACATTTTTTATAGTTGTGTACTTGTGTGgccaataattttttaaataataaaatgaatacGGACAAGATATTTATAAATTCACATAAAACCAAATGGGCAAATTTTATTACTACTTTAATACATTTGATAGGGGGACAATCTAATTAAAAGCACATCTAAGAGATTCATTAGGTTTTCAGAGATTGgcaataaagataaagataaagaataGTAGTAGTATAATAGGATTACGAGTTGCATGGGTGAAGTTTATTTTTTGACACGTACCACGTAAATGATGAGGATGTAAGTAGAGCATTTAAAATCTCTGGTTGCAACTAACACCTGTGCACGGCCTAGTTAGTTGGTCTTCAATTTACTGttgtttttacttttattaaagTATTTTTATACCATACAAATATCTATTATGAACCGAATGGAATGTCGATGAACTATTCTAAATAATGgtgataaattatattttaatttatttattatggtTGGTTATAGAGTGGTAAATTAGTGtcagtaaactttttttttttatatttgttttgatAGAGATTGGAAAGCCAATACTgttagctatttattattgggttAAAATAGGTATAACATCCTGTCCTGTGACAATAGACTTAGGAAACTAATTACTTGAGTTGGATAagcctaataagttgagtggagATGCGGTTTACAAGAGATCTAATGGCAAGAAGCCTAATAATAGACCTAACGTCTAAATGGGTTGAGTCAGATCGAAGCCTGCGAGCACTGTGGCTGAGCCTTTAAGTGCGATAGATGCGTCCTTCCTATCAGTATATACTTTTGGAATAGTTAATTAGTTAGCGCTTACGATTCACAAATACGTTTCGTTTTCGTTGGGCTTTGTCGAGTGAGTTGTGTGGGGCACCGTTTGGTGGTGCGTCCACACCACACCATAGCCAGATAAGCAAATGGAACAAAAGTACTTATGGGGAGGTTCCAAACGGGACTCTTTCGTTCACCACCAGTGTGGCTTCAAAATTCGTGCCAATATGGATGGAATAGTTTTATATCAAaagttttttcataaaatttttgttgtaAGATGCTCTACATGGGCATTTCCCTTCCCAGCAAAGCTTAGAGATCAAGAGGATGGATCACTGAACGGTAGTGACATCGCCGTAGCCTAAAATTCAGTTCCCACTTCACTATAGTGagcttaatttaaatttaatctaaagtGTTATAGATAGGATCAACAAAAGCCTACATATAATTTCCAATGTTAAGCCgtcttattattaataaaatatattatgttaaataatatgaaataattatttgtccCCAAGAACTAATGCTACCGGTGATCCAGAAAgcgatattttaaatatttatattcaacataataatagtattatatcAAACAGATTAATAGTATGAACggaaagttcgaatcctagttttttttttttgagagataggtagcacgctacccgcttcgtttatttcatttagaaataaacttagctagaaatgtgaatcaactaggattcgaatttggatctcgggtaccaaccaccaagccctttgtcacttgctctagggacggtcggtagttcgaatcctagttgattcgaagtttccctagaacaagtgacaaagggcttgtggttggtacctgagacccaagttcgaattctagttgatttacatatccaattaagtttatttctatatgaaatagACGAaatgggtagcatgctacctatatctcaaaaaaCATAGTATGAACGGAAAGTAGGAGTTGTGCTATAAATAGACGGCAAGGACGATGCACTGCGTCACATCAAGTGATATATTTCTGTTATTGATAGGCGACGTGAAAGGAATAATAATGTAACAGCCATGCTTAAATTGGCGCCGTTGCGTGTCTTCTAACATCTTCCATGACAATGACTCTCAAAATATCACAAATTTTGCTTGATTCATGTATACTTAGGTACTCAGCAAAAATGACAAACCGAAGATCAAACCTTAAGCATTTACATTCTCACAAATGAATCTTTACAAAagttgaaagaagaaaaaagaaatctgCAATCAGAACTGCGCATGATGCACAAAGTCGGAACACGAAGTGAATGGAAATTGATGACTTGGATCGAACATTTACAATAGCATGGATAGATACAAATGGTGTCTTGCTATCGCTCTCGCACTCTTTCTCATCTTGGGCTGTTCCACGGAGGTGATGATTTGTACACAAACCCTTGGGAAGGGACGGCTCCGTGACTTAAATCGAGACTATGGAGTTGTTCGATCAGCTGCGAGCGCCGCTCCTTGAAGAAATCGAGTCGCGTCGTGAGCTCCACCAGAGTAGAAGATGCCACTAACGGCTGCCTCGGATACCCGATACCCTATTaaggaaaaacaaaagataGACTCATTTTCATTACTGAAATAAAAGGTACATGATCACAATTATGATAAATTCGGTTTGCCCACCTCACTAATTTTAGGGTTAGTAGCAGTGACATCAGAGATTGATTCCACCGATATACTCGCCGATGCCTCCGTCCTTGTTGATTCACTTGAATCCAAAGAATATTTCCTCGAGAGATGCTTTGAAGTAGCGTAAGTTGGCATTTGCTGCTTGGTGCTCTTCCAATCTATTCCCGACGACCCCTCCTGTATGTTAAGAAAAAAATGGTTTTTGCATCGGTAAATCGCTGAGATAAAGGCTTATTGTACGCCATAGATTTTTCACAATAAATTATTCATGTAACCATTTTAATGTATACACCACAAAATTCATAGTAAAGTGTATTTCTCCATTAGTGtaataaaactattaaaaatttcagACAGAACTTGAAACATTGTCCGGTCAGTATGCAACAGGTTCTAAATAATTCAATTAGCTTAACGTGATCACTTGGAGCCCAGGGGATCACATAAAGTGAATTGAGTTAAAGAATGGAGAAGCTACGGAATGTATGTAAAGCAGCGAAGATGAAGTAACTACCATGCAAATGTGACTTACTAAGATGTCAAGTGTACATTTAAAAGCAAATGAAAAGTTCAAAATTGCTAGCTCGCAAGAGAGAAATAGGGAAAGTACCTCATTCCTTTGCTTCTTCTCATGGTTGCAGAAAGCAAGGCTCATATCGAAGTCATGCTGAACAGTCTTCCTGCCACATTAGAAACCCAAAATAGTATATCAACAAAATAATATCCGTTAATAAGGGTCACCGCTCACCAAAATAATACAATTTCTTTACAGGATCAAACAGGCAATCAATAGAAGCAGCATGCATAATGATGAAAAGAACAGTACAAACCTTAGCATTCAGCTCCAGAAagtattttagataaaattggATTTGAGATAATCAAATACAGCATCTGACCCAGCAAACAGTATCTTATTAATGAAATGTTATTTAAGAATAATCATGCATCACGACTTCCATCTTTTGCAAGATTGTGGCAGTTTTGTTTTTAAATCACTTGATTGCTCttccttaaggatctaggatcAGAGTAGAGTATTTGGCCTCATTGATTGGCACTTGGATTCTGATGTCACTTGTGATATCATGGTGGAGCAGAACAATGATTGGAGGAGAGATAAAGATTGAATGGAAGATGTTCTATCAGTTCATGCATGATTGAAGAAACGTAGCAGATTctataagaagaaaaaaggttTCGTGTAAATCTGAACACAATACAATAAATTAAGTTTCACCAGTCTTACTGTTGTGAGATTGGAGCTGGAAAATTTTGATAGTGACCGCTAGCATCAACAAAAGATCCATAGTGATGCTGGCGTTGTTGGTTAAGTTGGAGATGCAGTTCCGCGACCTTCTTTTTCAACCTTGCAACATCTGCTTCAGCTAGGGCAATCTCCTCAAGTTCTGCCCGTGTCTTTTAGATATATAAAACAAGAGGTCATGTATGATGTATCCATTACACCAGTAATAGAATTCATAGGAGCCACAAGATACATACCTTCGAATCCATAGCACGTGAGTTTGAAAACTGTTCAGAAGACATGCTCAGCCCAACCTCTAATGCAGCTCTAAGATCCCTCTCAGCTTGCAACTGCTCTTGCAATCTAGAGACCTACACAAGTAGCCAATAGAGAGTATTAGACGTTTTTCCAGATAGTTCAATCCCACAAGTGCACGCTACACCTAGTATCTCAACATATTTGGCATGtgcaaataaaattaacttcCTGAACGGAAAATTAGAACTTCGTTG contains the following coding sequences:
- the LOC109708443 gene encoding non-specific phospholipase C2 isoform X2, encoding MMKLLWLLFWVEVLTGVGGLGNGADPISTVVVVVMENRSFDHMLGWMKGRNPEINGVDGSEWNPVSASDPDAARVYFADGAQFVDPDPGHSFQAIRDQVFGSNDTSAAPAPMNGFVQQARSMSENMTAAVMNGFRPDLLPVYAALVQEFAVFDRWFASVPSSTQPNRLFVHSATSHGATSNDASLLAKGYPQRTIFDNIHDAGLSFGVYYQDVPAVLFYRSLRKLKYITKFYSYAGKFKEHASKGALPNYAVIEQHYLDSKAHPANDDHPSHDVYQGQLFIKEIYETLRASPQWNQTLLIITYDEHGGFFDHVPTPVQGVPSPDDIVGPDPFFFTFDRLGVRVPTIMVSPWIEKGTVVHGPNGVPTATSEYEHSSIPATVKNLFNLSSPYLTKRDAWAGTFEGILQTRTEPRTDCPVELPMPVKIRDGEANEEAKLSEFQQELMQLASVLNGDHLLTSLQERIAKQMNVREGIAYMRGAVKRFFEAGVSAKRMGVDEEQIVKMRPSLTSRTSPSAAAVHP
- the LOC109708443 gene encoding non-specific phospholipase C2 isoform X1, yielding MMKLLWLLFWVEVLTGVGGLGNGADPISTVVVVVMENRSFDHMLGWMKGRNPEINGVDGSEWNPVSASDPDAARVYFADGAQFVDPDPGHSFQAIRDQVFGSNDTSAAPAPMNGFVQQARSMSENMTAAVMNGFRPDLLPVYAALVQEFAVFDRWFASVPSSTQPNRLFVHSATSHGATSNDASLLAKGYPQRTIFDNIHDAGLSFGVYYQDVPAVLFYRSLRKLKYITKFYSYAGKFKEHASKGALPNYAVIEQHYLDSKAHPANDDHPSHDVYQGQLFIKEIYETLRASPQWNQTLLIITYDEHGGFFDHVPTPVQGVPSPDDIVGPDPFFFTFDRLGVRVPTIMVSPWIEKGTVVHGPNGVPTATSEYEHSSIPATVKNLFNLSSPYLTKRDAWAGTFEGILQTRTEPRTDCPVELPMPVKIRDGEANEEAKLSEFQQELMQLASVLNGDHLLTSLQERIAKQMNVREGIAYMRGAVKRFFEAGVSAKRMGVDEEQIVKMRPSLTSRTSPSAAAVHP